The nucleotide window CCAACTTATTTCTAGCTTCCTTCTCGTTGGTTCATCTCGCTTCGATTAATTGGGAAATAGCTTAGCTCTTGGTCGACAACCAGCATCAACCCTGAGTTCTGTTGAGCAATCAGCATACGGTATAGATCAATTTGTGTcagcttttatttattttgtgctTTCGAAGAgataacattaatttttgattttttgtgtattgttttattattttttattgatataatgcCCAAAATCAGTTCTGCTTCAGTATGGGTCAAGCCATACATGATGATGGAAAAAGTGCACTACTCTACGTGCAATGAAATAGtaagtataatttataaatctGTCGATatgttctatttttttgaaaattacaaaagttCGTTTTAGCACCATTAAAAATACAGAGAAATACACATGGTGTTTCAgctttgatttgtttttattactacatttttttcaatctcaAAAAATAACATGACTACAAATCATTTGATATCTATTGATGGctttgtttaataaaaacatatttatactcagtttatgtaaaaaaaattgtctgttTTACTTTAAAGTGATGtatgaaatgttttattacatattttcaacGTTTCGactaaataatttgtatattttaatttttttattttcttatttaagaAATCGCCCCTGCTTGAAAGATGCAGACGCGTTTTCAAGATGTATTTCAACTTGAAATCAATACGTGCGTTCACTCAACTTGAACGACAATATTAATGGATTAAACTTTACTTGTTCAAtctaaaaattgttcatttatttgaaacaaaagttttcAGGACGATTTTCATTCAGTTTTTGCAAACCATCGAAACTTGAAACATGGAAAAGCGTTTTAATCATGACAAATTAACTAATGACTATAAAAGTTCGGTAAAACGTAAAATCTTGGAAATATTAGATCTGAACTACAAGGAATGGAGAGAGCAATTCTCTTCCTGATGCTCTACAATATCTCCAAGACATTACGGTTCTCCATACggataaaactgaaaaaatcaacagaaaaaacCATGGATAATATcgacacaatttgttgtatacCCAAGCAGtgttatttaagtatattttggttttattttttcaaaacaaaattctttTCTTCAACAAATGTGGCACTCATTTCCTCGGCAGCAAGATAATATTGACCAGTTCTCTTTTCTgaataatcattaaaattatacaaaatattgtattgttttgTTAATTAAGTTAGGCATATCGAtcgaaaatatgtaaataatcgTTTCGATTTCAATTTCGGGCGAACTTTGGATCAGAATTAAGCAATCGTGGCACCTACCTTGCACATAACTATTCGATGATAAGGCACAGattctattaaataatgatggtataaattcttattttatgattattagGCTTATGTTTGTACCAAAAAGTTTTATTGTCTCTGTAGGATTGAAAAATGTCAACGTCAATATTATGCTGGATAACGGCAATATTAATATTGAGTTTTGAGTCACAAATAATGTATGTAGCATCACCAGATAGATTGTTCTGTATCTATCTAATGTTTATCTTATTCCGAATCTCTTTATTCCTTTTCTAAACACTATTTTCCAAGTTTTAGAATGAAATCTAATGAAAACGATTCACTACACAAAACAAAACTCGCTACTTTAGAAAAGTTTACTAGCGCCATTAGATTTTTCCCAATAATTCTACTACTTTGTAATCTAAACAACCCAAAAATGTATGTACTTTGTGGGTGAATGTATAGCtgattatgttatttttattgcgaCCTAGAAGATCTATATCTGTATCTCTACGTAGCACAATCTGCACATTGCATcatctgctaagtctagcgaAGTCTTGAGTTGACGATATCCTAACAagattctttttaatattcgtgaaatattttcaattaggTTGGTACATTCAATCTTTATTGTTTATAGTATCTTCACTTATTTCATTTCTAGTATTTTCTCTAGTATCCAATAAAGCATTCCACATAAAGTTTTAAGTCTCACAAAATGTttataaaccttttttttaagtctttattttcctttatttacTATTTCTTCTTACTTAGCTTATTCAACAACCAAACTAGCTTGTagtaaattgagaaaaaactaCGACACATTCACAAAAAAGTTGTATTGCTAGGaagttttgtattattttgaaatttccgtAGAACTTATCGTGTCATCAGTTAAGTATGTATTTCCGCTATCAATAGAACTAGATAGAATGTATTTCGATTGTGTTTAATGGCGTCAATGTGAAGGATAATTTCATAGGTTGTAGGTTTAAAGATTCgtcgaaatatttattgaaaaaaaacacgaaatatatcttttatttaaCAGATTACAATTAGAATTTTCTACTTTCTAATATCTATTGCGCAAGTAGtatttttactaattatatattctcatCTTCTCTGTTTATTATTTCGTCTTAGTTCAATactcatcaattttttcgaaatgcAACGCTATACATTTGACTATTTGTGAAGCGTTAGTTTCGTTAAGTTCATCACTGGTTAAACatgtatttattatatcttCGACTTCATCGTCAGAGAAAAATAATCCAAAGAATGGTTTAGCATAATTTCTACCGCTAAATTTTTTGTCTTCACCAAATAATCCTGTTTTTTTCAACATACATACCGAATGAACTTTTATTGGTTGTTCGGTAGATCCCGCATACAAATCTTCTAAATATTTCCTTTGTGTTAAGCCGGATTCTTTGCCACAATCCGCGTGCGATTTGTGTACTTGTTCTAAATTTTCCGTCATATCTGGAGATGGCTGAAATCAACATATTATTAGGTGACCTTAACAGTTCGTAAACTGACTCATAGATGGTGCTACATCAGTTTGTGACTGCAATTTGAGTAAAGCGACttttgttagtttgaaaaaatataaagggATTTCGTATGTAAATTGAACAttggtttttggaaaaaataaaaccattgaAGCCAAAGCTCGACTTAACAAAGCTGAGATCCTAAAGATATCAAAGAAACGTGTGTGTGAATGAATATTTGGGCTTGCGAAAGCTCTATTCCAAGTGAGTGCCATGCGGGCTCAGAAtagatcaaaaacaacaaagaatttatgttttttgatatcaaTTGGCGTTGTTCAATGGTAATAAATCCGAATTTTCTAGTCGATATGTGAAAATGGACTAAATTCGGCTCTATCCTTTCACACCAGAGTCCAATCGAGCGGACTATTCGTGATGAAACGACTCCAAAGCGTGGAAAGATGCAAAAAATGACTGGAAAGGCTATGCCATCAGTATTTTGGTATGTTCCTGATATGATCAATCAACTAACTATCTTAGAAAGGAAGAAATCGCAGAGCAACGGACCCAtttaaataagaagaaaaaactatttcaagaCCTTGTTAGAAACCAATGCTTCGAATGGCTTCGAATTGCTTCAACATCCACCGTATTCTATAGATCTGTCACCTAGTAACTTTTTCCTGCTCTCAAACCtcgaatataatcaaattttataaaaaaaatatttatttatgctAGCCtatgaaattattatgaattttttatgataaaattaaaggaaaatacTTAGCCGAATTGTACTACATCAAatctatacaaaaattttactgaatcttttttatacaaattcacGATTAATGTCGAttgattttgattgattttttcgaatctaCAGGTGTTAACGCTTCTCGGTCTTAATTGTCCCAAGCTATGGCATTTTTCACCTAAAGTGGGGTGGgtataatattaatgaattgaatCACGTTATGAGTCGCAGGATTTGCCGCCCCCGAAACGTGCCACCTGTGTTTATAGTGAACGCGTCATCGGTTTAGGATATATCAAGTTTAAACACGCATGTATAGAACGACCCCCGTATTCAGCGGACTTAAAGACGTGtgatttcttctttttgaaAGATAACtacaattgaacaaatttttgatagaGCAAGTTCAGATGGGGATAACTTCgttcaattaaattgaaacctatttcaaaaaaaaattactacttCAGTGACTCGAtgtacgttttttttattattttccctGCAACTAATCTCAAAATTGTAAGTGATCGCAGGAACGTATTCAAATAATACCGatgaaaaagaaatacaaaCCTTCGAAGATACGTTGGAATTTACCGCATCAGCTTTTTACTTCGAGAATTTCCTTGCAAGAATAaggttattattataaatacacaATAAATGTTTGTACTGTTATCGTTTTCTTTAACTCGAAACCTTATACTTGCAAAGATATGCTTCTGGTTAAACTTTGATTTAGAAATGTCATCAAGACAAAGAGATTTTGTTAATTCAAGTATATTTAGACTAAGCGTTTTAAACTgctctaaaaatatataaatcattttttaaaaccattgatatatctaaaaaagtcttaattatatatagaaatactTACCAAAGCATTGCAAAATGTCCACAATAcacaaaataatgtaaaacGCATCTTGATAATAATGGATCTTCACGAAAAATCGTCGAATTATGTTTAtaacattttcttaatttattttatacttatattGTTTAAccacaaattttaatttaatttaattttaattattgttattaaatgtACAGTGattatgataattatttacTTTCTTTAATTTCTGTTTCCGTTTTCAGAGTCGACTTCAGCTCAACTGACGTTTCCTTTTTATATGAACTGACCAATTATCAGATAATGCTTTTCGATCGCGTATAGATGAATTTTTTCACCGAATGGGGTgctaatttgtaaattattttaggCGACATCATCAGGGAAAGTTACGTATCAACCGTCCTCAAGATGTAATATTGTACGGTTGATCATGATGtggtttatctagattttcGACTGGTTGCTGTTGATGAAGCTTATGTTATAGCACTTAGATGTATACGGTTCTCAGACGTTATATAAATAAGAACGAATTTATAGCTTAATATCAACTCCCAGACAACCGTATAACGATAAAGCATTGGTGTTACTAAAAATTCGGTATACAAATATTACTaaactgaataattttataataatatttaattcatcgCTTTGACCTATTCGATCCCActaatttagtattttttgactaatttcacaaaaattttcacGCGATTTAAGATTTCAAATGTCTGGTTTCGacagaaatattcaaaaacgaTTCTGAGTATTAAATTAAAGTTGTAATAAAATAACTATCATTTCAATCGAATGCTTGAATGATTTACTGTAAACATATTAAATGATTTACTAAATTGTCATCAATTTTCcaataaactattaaaaatcgtagaacaaaaagttgtttaataattatacgagggtggttcaaatataaaataaacgcGCGAAAAATTTATTGGCGAGTGACTGTACTGGATGTAAAATTGGTTTTTAGTGTACTAATAGCCATAAGAGAGAAAGATGTACCAGTGTTTAGGGCAAACCTGCCACATGGGGAGCGTTTTAGAACAAGAGTTACCGATGAGAAGGTCAGTGCagtaaaaatagtatattacactaTAAGggatgaaaattgaattttccttCGATTTCCGAGTCGAAGCCGATATTTTAACTTTCAACCCGTGCAGTGTATaagatttttcttcatacctCGGTCGAAGGTACGTACTTTTTTTGCAGGGACGGCATCATGAGGCGCAGGGCCAAATATTCCACTTTTTTCCCTTGTAGTGTAATTCGTCCCTACAATTTTCGACCGAGGTATGAAGAAAACTTATTTTGGGAGACTGGCGGACTACTGTACACCATGTGCCTGATGAATTGAGTATTATTTGAGGGGTCCAAAGCTGTAGTGAACCATGCCAATGAAATGTGATTTTGAGAAAACAGCAGTTGAAGTTTTTTGTAAATGATGTATACgaagttttatataatttttcatactaCATTAGAAATTCATTTCCAAACTTTAACTTGAACATCAATACTAGTTCttaactgataaaaatatttttcacacctAATCGATATAATTGTTTATCATTCTACTGAACTTGGTTCACTTTTCCAGTGGACATTTTGTAAAACGTACAAATTAATAGACAATATGTTTAATTTGCATAATTAAGGTTATATACAACGTGGAAAAGTAAACTTGAggtaagtttttgaaataactgTGGTGTACAGGTGGAATATAAGATCAATCATATCTGCCTTTTTGGCAGTAGTTACAGGTCGCCGTGTAACGTATAGACAGTTGTGGTTGACGAGATTCgaagatgtaatttttttttcttccggCACCACTAGTTTTTTCAACGTCTTTTTGAAAGCGAAGCAAACGAATCTTTGGTTATCTGTGTcctattttctatttgtaatgCCGATGTACTCAAAAATTCATTCCGTTGTATATGAATCGTGTTGAAACGAGGCTCCTttctttttgcattttttataacgtcaaacCAATCTTCTGAAAGTGTTTTGACGTTTTTCACTTGATGATTCTATAATGCCAAAATCGTTGGGAAGAAACGAATGcccaaaaactaaaaatttcaggtCAATCGTCTTCGCAGCCATTGAAGGATCCTGGACAAGTTTAAGGAGCATAAGAGACAATTTAATGTTGCGATTCTGAACAGTGCAAGAATCTGAGAACGGAATTATCTTCCTATGGTTATCTTTAAGATGCTTGCAGATACCATGACGATCATTTTCACCCGCTGTGTcgttttgattcaaatttatgtCAACCAGAAATCTGCGATATGCTTTTCTTCGATTGACAACTGAAAGGTCCAGGTTGAGGTGTGGTCTCCCTTCCAAACTCTGCGTTTTCTTCTACtctgttatttttttcgttATCTTCGAAATTTCTTTCTGTAACAATTAAGCGCAAATGATACTTTTGCAGTAGCATTCTCGCCAATATGagaacaaaattatattcttaTGGTTAGAGGCGTTTTCTTTAAGATGCTTGCAGATATACGAAACTACATATTAAGAACCTCTACCATCCTCGATTTCGTCCCAAACATACATAAATTCCTTTTATAGTAGGCAAGAGATGTCGAAAGTTTGGGAAACGGAAGCGCTTTTTGGATGTCAAATGTGCAGGCGTAAAAATCGTCAGAAGTCTTCTGTTGATCGGTCTTAAGAGCACTCCTTGCTTGCTCAGCACGAgctaaatgaattttttttgcaactcaagttcttttttcttttcatcttGCATTTCAGCACGCATCTTAAGGGATAACTCATCGCATTGGCGACAAGTATTTTTTCTGGGAACTTTaaagtgaaaattgaattttgttgagaaaactttgtaataatatttttcttttactgactgtttatttttttgagaacattttttaacataaagATCGTACAGACTCTGATAAGATGGAAGTCTATGACTTCTTCAATCAAACAACGATACAGCCGTCCCCAACTAATTTGTAGTGAATTGAGGAAAAACTTTTTGCATACAGTTTTATCGTTTACTTTGATACGTATCGAGTAAACAAAAGTAGAATTCTTTTCACGCCCTGAACCATCCCTAGATCGCTTTCTCAATATTTTGACGTAGAAATATATTCTGCTAACTAAAATCAGCTAAACTCCAAAACGATTCGAAAAACTTGGATAAATCTTCCGGGTTGAAGCTGCTAGCACATTTTCTTTCACATTTGAgaatttgaatcaaatattttagCAGCAAACATTTCCCTTTCTctgttttgaagatttttgcactATTTCTCGAGAACTTTCGTTTGTGTTTTGCCCAGCTGGCTCCGTTTCTAGATCTTTTTCTACCTGGTTTGTCATTTTCAGGACTTTCTGAAgcaattaaaaaagaattttataagaatttatgtTGAATGACATCTCACTACATCGTTAGAACGCACTAACTGAGTTAATGGTAGTTAGTCTACAGATTCCCAATCTGAAAATAgataatattaattgtttaattAAGTAAATGATTCTAAACATGCTTATTTTAGAAGTCGGTaattataaccttaaaatatttcatttttcgaCAATCTTCAATACTATTGTTGAACATAATATCTCAATATCATTGTTATTATCCTAACTTACCGTCAGAATTCATATCAACActcaaaaatcattcaaaagtaAGCAATAAAAagtcaaaacaattaaaatcctGGCGATAAGGCATGCGGGAATATTGTCAAAATAGAACTAATGAACTTAGTTTACTACGGCACTGAacacttttaataaattgtCACTGCAGGAGTGGTTTAATCGCCATCTATCGGTAAAGTGGTGATACTGGTTTTATAAgatgaaaaaatccaatttatgGACTTGGTCCACTTCATCTTTGAGCCCCTCAAGATATGTCGTGTCAAAAAAGTTAGTTCAACAAAATTGGCCAATCTTATATGCTTACAAACACCGTTTCGAAAACGAGAAAGTattctgattaaaaaaaaaagatttaaaaccGTTTATTTATTATCCAGCAGAAATAAGATTGTTCGGCTGTTAAAActcttgaagaaaatttttactttctGGTAGGTCCTTTTCTAATCCATAACAACGGTTTTTTTAGTAGAATTTTCCACTATAACTACATTCCCTAACGATATAGAAacacgaaaatatatatataattatctcTAGTCTAATCCCTTTGAAAGGATGGTTTAAACACTCCTTCGACCAACAGTTCATAGGTTCTTCTTCGACGATTTAGATAGAGAAGAAGGAGCATTTTATTACCTCTTACAAGCTTTTACCATGTAGAACTGGCAACTTAAGACCACTAccaaaaatcaatttgtttaaCTCATGACCTCACTCGTATACAAGGTTTTCAGTAGGTTGTAACGTGGTTAGCGAAACGAGCGTCACTCAATATAATATTggtgtg belongs to Diorhabda carinulata isolate Delta chromosome X, icDioCari1.1, whole genome shotgun sequence and includes:
- the LOC130901635 gene encoding uncharacterized protein LOC130901635, with the protein product MRFTLFCVLWTFCNALPSPDMTENLEQVHKSHADCGKESGLTQRKYLEDLYAGSTEQPIKVHSVCMLKKTGLFGEDKKFSGRNYAKPFFGLFFSDDEVEDIINTCLTSDELNETNASQIVKCIALHFEKIDEY